A single Nostoc sp. PCC 7107 DNA region contains:
- a CDS encoding aspartyl/asparaginyl beta-hydroxylase domain-containing protein: METFNEYHLDPKQFPFLKGLQDEWEVIRDEFTSFIQQVSPEELKFAYDVLGPKSKTIKTKGDSKYSAFGILFQGLFIEEYIQLHQIQYSDYGTDEASAKALALRKKYFTNLAGAIDKVNFGNEDILRNVYFGTFHPGLDIKLHVNYNPHTNRGYLGLIVPEGDIAMKICHEQLYWHEGKFLILDHSYPHCPHNYTSYDRTVLVVDFFKPEKPREEVIGFEQEQVTERMQDNPYSLGVFGKSDKANQEDFIKYGLAHQLEWDKAL, translated from the coding sequence ATGGAAACTTTTAATGAGTATCATCTTGACCCAAAACAATTTCCTTTTCTCAAAGGTCTTCAAGATGAATGGGAAGTAATTAGAGATGAGTTTACTAGCTTTATTCAGCAAGTATCGCCTGAAGAGTTAAAATTTGCTTACGATGTTTTAGGCCCTAAAAGTAAAACTATTAAAACTAAAGGTGATTCAAAATATAGTGCATTTGGCATTTTATTCCAAGGGTTATTTATTGAAGAATATATTCAATTACATCAAATACAATATTCAGATTATGGAACAGATGAAGCCTCAGCAAAAGCACTTGCCCTAAGAAAGAAATATTTTACAAATCTAGCTGGTGCTATAGATAAAGTAAACTTTGGCAATGAAGATATTCTCAGAAATGTTTATTTCGGCACATTTCATCCTGGCTTAGATATTAAGCTCCATGTCAACTATAACCCACACACAAATCGCGGATATTTAGGATTAATTGTGCCAGAGGGTGATATTGCTATGAAAATTTGCCATGAACAACTTTATTGGCACGAAGGAAAATTCCTAATTTTAGATCACAGCTATCCACACTGTCCCCACAATTATACTAGTTACGATAGAACTGTTTTGGTTGTAGACTTTTTTAAACCAGAGAAACCTAGAGAGGAAGTAATAGGATTTGAACAAGAGCAAGTAACAGAACGTATGCAAGATAATCCTTACAGCTTAGGTGTGTTTGGTAAAAGTGATAAAGCTAACCAGGAAGATTTTATCAAGTATGGTTT